The following proteins come from a genomic window of Metarhizium brunneum chromosome 2, complete sequence:
- the BET1 gene encoding Protein transport protein BET1, with protein MAQRFGASSLHQRDSRSALFEGYTGGDHTPRGHSPNPYNPGYAAAYPNGGHSERHGLGYRAATPNRKGQYSDAVLDELESQNEDQVAGILGKVRTLKHMTVAIGDEIRESSALADKMNDAFDDARMRVRGTMNRMKIMAERTGVGWRLWLLFFAAVGMLFFYVWLF; from the exons atggcccagcG GTTCGGCGCGTCGTCCCTCCACCAGCGCGACTCCCGCTCCGCCCTCTTCGAAGGCTACACGGGCGGCGACCACACTCCGCGCGGGCACAGTCCCAACCCCTACAACCCCGGGTACGCAGCGGCCTACCCCAACGGCGGCCACAGCGAGCGGCACGGCCTCGGCTACAGGGCCGCCACACCAAACAGGAAGGGCCAATACAGCGATGCCGTGctcgacgagctggagaGCCAGAACGAGGACCAGGTCGCCGGGATACTGGGCAAGGTCCGCACCCTTAAACAT ATGACGGTGGCCATCGGCGACGAGATCCGCGAGTCCTCCGCCCTGGCGGATAAAATGAACGACGCCTTTGACGACGCGAGGATGCGCGTCAGGGGCACCATGAATAGGATGAAGATTATGGCCGAGCGGACGGGCGTGGGGTGgaggctgtggctgctgtTCTTTGCGGCCGTCGGCATGCTCTTCTTCTACGTGTGGTTGTTCTGA
- the vtc2 gene encoding Vacuolar transporter chaperone 2, whose amino-acid sequence MRFGKTLREAVYTPWKDKYIDYGKLKTLLHEDKFDDDTVPWTEEDENRFCDEIFNVQLEKVARFQQERFDALKQRVDAAFEKLKELSPAEGDKPATRTEEETSELKELEKELDNITNEVKELKKYSSINYTGFLKIVKKHDRKRGDRYKVRPMMQLSLSQRPFNSEQGYSPLLNKLSIMYFAIRQQLEGASAEQTVPNLDTQGETHNGERYTAHKFWVHPDNLLEVKTLILRRLPALVYSDQTSKEVDGNDSPAITSLYFDNKKFELYSEKVDRQSETSSLRLRWYGQLNTRPEIFVEQKAADASGLSEEHKFTIKDKYVKPFIDGEYAMEKAVQKMERQGQPEEKIESYKATVAKIQDFVKQKQLSPVLRANYSRTAFQKPLDDRVRISIDTNLAFIREDTLDSERPCRDPKDWHRADIDNSSMTYPFRNINQSEVSKFPFAVLDIKLKEDSNRRRPVWIEDLMGSHLVHPSPRFSKFVHGVASLFEDHVNNLPFWLSDLETDIRKDPQTAFEQEEQRRAQRADDAIAVGSLIGTVPSSYRAAQSSPVGKSYLADRMAADSKAALSTSLRRKSGIANGEEEGESSNSPQQLEEQRQRRGGYGTLSSVLPGLSLSKYAKAKRAQKARLPEGVVEPKQWIKNMGELKVEPKVWLANERTFLKWQNIAILQGSLALALYTAAGESLLAEMMGIVYVIIAAFAGLWGYYIHQARREMIMERSGKDFDNMLGPMIISIALMVALVVNFVLQYQKAFSKLNRGNNGTGVISEELR is encoded by the exons ATGCGATTCGGCAAGACTCTGCGCGAGGCCGTCTACACACCGTGGAAGGACAAGTACATCGACTATGGCAAGCTCAAGACCTTGCTGCACGAGGACAAGTTCGATGACGATACTGTGCCGTGGaccgaggaagacgagaaCCGCTTTTGCGACGAGATCTTCAATGTCCAGCTTGAGAAGGTCGCTCGCTTCCAGCAGGAGCGTTTCGACGCCCTCAAGCAACGGGTCGATGCTGCCtttgagaagctcaaggaacTGTCGCCGGCTGAAGGCGATAAGCCTGCCACGCGCACAGAGGAAGAGACGTCCGAAttgaaggagctggagaaggagcttgacaacatcaccaacgaagtcaaggagctcaagaagtACAGCAGCATCAATTACACTGGATTTTTGAAGATCGTCAAGAAGCATGACCGCAAGCGAGGGGACCGGTACAAGGTCCGCCCCATGATGCAGCTTAGTCTGTCGCAGCGGCCATTCAATTCGGAGCAGGGCTACTCGCCATTGCTAAACAAGCTGTCCATCATGTACTTTGCTATTCGACAGCAACTCGAAGGTGCTTCTGCGGAGCAGACTGTGCCGAATTTGGACACCCAGGGAGAGACGCATAATGGGGAGCGGTACACTGCTCACAAGT TCTGGGTCCATCCCGATAACCTACTCGAGGTCAAGACGTTGATTCTCCGCCGACTTCCCGCTCTTGTGTACAGCGACCAGACATCCAAGGAGGTTGATGGCAACGACTCGCCTGCCATTACGTCTCTCTATTTCGACAATAAAAAGTTTGAACTCTACTCCGAGAAAGTTGACCGTCAGTCAGAGACGTCTTCTCTTCGATTGCGTTGGTATGGTCAGCTGAATACCCGGCCCGAAATATTCGTAGAGCAGAAGGCCGCCGATGCCTCCGGTCTAAGTGAGGAGCACAAGTTCACCATCAAGGACAAATATGTCAAGCCGTTTATTGATGGAGAGTatgccatggagaaggctGTGCAAAAAATGGAGCGCCAGGGCCAGCCCGAAGAGAAGATTGAAAGCTACAAGGCAACTGTGGCCAAGATACAGGACTTTgtcaagcagaagcagctgTCTCCGGTCTTGAGAGCAAACTACTCCCGAACGGCCTTCCAGAAGCCTCTGGACGATCGCGTCCGCATCTCCATTGATACCAATCTCGCATTCATTCGAGAAGATACTCTCGACTCTGAACGTCCCTGCCGTGACCCGAAAGACTGGCATCGAGCCGATatcgacaacagcagcatGACGTATCCGTTCCGAAACATCAACCAGAGCGAGGTTTCCAAGTTTCCATTCGCCGTGCTGGACATCAAACTCAAGGAAGATAGCAATCGTAGGCGACCCGTGTGGATCGAGGATCTCATGGGCTCACATCTTGTTCACCCGTCACCGAGGTTCTCCAAGTTTGTTCATGGTGTTGCCTCGCTGTTCGAAGACCATGTGAACAACCTGCCTTTTTGGCTCAGTGATCTCGAGACGGACATTCGCAAGGATCCTCAGACGGCGTTCGAACAAGAGGAGCAGAGACGAGCCCAGAGGGCCGACGACGCAATTGCCGTGGGCAGCTTGATTGGCACAGTGCCCAGCTCGTACAGGGCTGCGCAGAGCTCGCCTGTGGGCAAGTCGTATTTGGCTGACAGAATGGCGGCAGACTCCAAGGCAGCCTTGTCCACTTCCCTTCGAAGGAAGAGTGGCATTGCCAacggtgaagaagaaggcgaatCCAGCAACTCCCCACAGCAGCTAGAAGAACAAAGACAGAGACGTGGAGGCTACGGTACCCTTTCATCTGTGCTGCCCGGTCTCTCGCTGTCCAAGTATGCCAAGGCGAAACGTGCCCAAAAGGCACGGCTTCCCGAGGGTGTTGTTGAGCCGAAGCAATGGATCAAAAACATGGGTGAGCTAAAGGTCGAACCCAAAGTGTGGCTGGCGAATGAGAGAACATTTCTCAAGTGGCAGAATATTGCCATTCTCCAGGGCAGTCTGGCCTTGGCACTTTACACCGCAGCTGGCGAAAGCTTGCTTGCAGAGATGATGGGCATTGTCTACGTGATCATTGCGGCGTTTGCAGGGCTCTGGGGCTACTACATACATCAGGCACGGAGAGAAATGATTATGGAGAGAAGCGGAAAGGACTTTGATAATATGCTTGGGCCAATGATAATTAGTATTGCGCTAATGGTGGCGCTTGTTGTGAATTTTGTGTTGCAG TACCAGAAGGCGTTTTCGAAATTGAACCGCGGTAACAATGGCACGGGCGTGATCTCGGAAGAGCTGAGGTGA
- the preg gene encoding Nuc-1 negative regulatory protein preg produces the protein MLKTSPILTGSANASPTSFRRGHATPPSPQASPRLAPSTSTARLHRSATTSSPKATSNSPRRRHAKPIEPAVDGRVHHDGVTSRQKINQLPPSPQPQPQHIVTPAASGSLPSGTPAHPQLSTGSDNDAQKVLSPNKRRVSPGHLSDDTPATSQTGESIAGRAPSSAITTAPKRARTSGEPKILPQRYELCAVEDIVELIAHMLAELISTNDAIRISSGGLTRFHSRTAPGISVRDYLHRLARHATLTPPLLLSMVYYIDRLCALYPEFTINTLTVHRFLITAATVAAKGLSDSFWNNTTYARVGGVRVAELKMLELEFLYRVDWKIVPNPEVLVAYYRGLVERTPQYALESDGSSDDSSIGDDEDVDEEEQRRQQKEEAQTWQE, from the exons ATGTTGAAGACATCTCCAATTCTCACCGGCTCAGCCAATGCGTCGCCTACCAGCTTTCGCCGCGGTCATGCAACGCCTCCGTCCCCCCAAGCATCTCCTCGATTGGCACCATCAACCTCGACCGCACGTCTGCATCGGTCAGCGACTACGTCTTCGCCAAAGGCTACCTCCAATTcccctcgtcgccggcacGCGAAACCAATCGAACCGGCTGTCGACGGCCGTGTGCATCATGACGGTGTCACTTCGCGCCAGAAGATCAACCAACTCCCTCCATCGCCGCAGCCCCAGCCCCAACACATTGTCACGCCTGCGGCTTCCGGCTCTCTGCCAAGCGGAACACCTGCGCACCCTCAATTATCAACCGGATCTGACAACGATGCTCAGAAAGTCTTGTCACCAAACAAGCGAAGGGTGTCTCCTGGTCACCTGAGTGATGATACGCCCGCCACCTCACAGACTGGTGAGAGCATTGCGGGTCGTGCGCCATCATCTGCAATAACTACTGCGCCGAAGCGAGCAAGGACTAGTGGGGAACCAAAAATTTTGCCTCAGCGCTACGAGCTTTGTGCAGTAGAAGACATTGTGGAGCTGATAGCTCACATGTTGGCTGAGTTGATTTCGACAAATGACGCCATTCGGATATCGAGCGGAGGGTTAACACGTTTTCATTCCAG GACTGCGCCAGGCATATCTGTACGAGACTACCTTCACCGCCTGGCGAGACACGCTACACTTACACCTCCTCTACTTCTCTCCATGGTGTATTACATTGATCGTTTATGCGCCTTGTATCCGGAATTCACGATAAACACTCTCACGGTTCATCGATTCTTGATCACAGCAGCCACTGTAGCTGCCAAGGGGCTTTCCGACTCATTCTGGAACAACACGACTTACGCTAGGGTTGGCGGCGTCCGGGTTGCCGAGTTGAAGATGTTAGAGCTAGAGTTTCTCTATAGGGTGGATTGGAAAATCGTGCCTAATCCAGAGGTGCTCGTTGCATACTATCGGGGTTTGGTAGAGCGGACACCGCAATACGCACTGGAGTCCGACGGTTCCTCAGACGACTCGTCCAttggtgacgatgaagatgttgatgaAGAGGAACAGAGGCGGCAGCAGAAAGAGGAGGCTCAAACTTGGCAGGAGTAG